One part of the Bdellovibrio sp. KM01 genome encodes these proteins:
- a CDS encoding ABC transporter permease encodes MSLLRLSYLYLKRHLLTSAITVLSLAIAIAAVTVLLKLEVLSHSRFDTLAPQGDAIVGAKSGGIDILLGALNFEGEVPNYIPQNLYETLKAKKDISFEDQSKFQNGFTVSHITPLLFFGKYKDFKLVGTDESLLSMTPSDSAPQLQDGQFPQNPGEALIGSQVAHSQSLTVGQNIYTHAEIYGSNIASAAFPLKITGILKPTGKSWDKGIFTNLTTAQAAVAATPGYQTIWGPRVLSYFILNISPDGQDSLASLINQRTVSQIAFVEQEKTRLQELSGSNQTLQLLIVGILLLTSTLTVLAVFYTRMEGRTVELAVLRALGRSRAELTGLLITEGLMMGFSAIILAALLEFILNPIILSTAGGNLPAPTASNWPWWMILVTGAFAIFAVMIASLPPVWRLFRQDIHSTLRNIH; translated from the coding sequence ATGAGTTTATTGCGACTTTCCTATCTTTATCTCAAACGGCACCTTCTAACTTCGGCGATCACAGTCTTATCCTTGGCCATTGCCATTGCAGCGGTTACGGTCCTGCTGAAACTCGAAGTTCTCTCTCACTCGCGTTTTGATACTTTGGCACCACAAGGCGATGCCATCGTGGGTGCGAAATCCGGGGGAATTGATATTCTTTTGGGAGCTCTTAATTTTGAGGGCGAGGTTCCAAATTATATTCCCCAAAATCTTTACGAAACTTTGAAGGCGAAGAAAGATATTTCTTTCGAAGACCAATCAAAGTTTCAAAATGGATTCACCGTATCTCACATCACGCCCCTGTTGTTTTTTGGGAAATACAAAGATTTTAAATTGGTCGGGACTGATGAATCTTTACTTTCGATGACGCCTTCTGATTCCGCTCCTCAGCTTCAGGATGGTCAGTTTCCACAAAATCCCGGAGAAGCATTGATCGGCTCGCAAGTCGCGCACTCTCAGTCACTCACGGTTGGGCAGAATATTTACACTCACGCCGAAATCTATGGATCGAATATTGCCAGTGCCGCGTTTCCTTTAAAAATCACCGGCATCCTAAAACCTACGGGTAAATCCTGGGACAAAGGAATCTTTACGAATTTGACAACAGCGCAGGCAGCTGTTGCTGCCACCCCGGGGTATCAAACCATCTGGGGACCCCGAGTTCTTAGTTATTTCATATTAAACATCTCGCCTGATGGACAGGATTCGTTAGCGAGCCTGATCAATCAACGAACCGTCTCGCAAATAGCCTTTGTCGAACAAGAAAAAACTCGTCTTCAAGAACTGTCAGGCTCAAATCAAACTCTGCAGCTTTTGATTGTGGGCATTTTACTTTTAACAAGCACTCTCACGGTGCTGGCGGTGTTTTACACGCGCATGGAAGGTCGTACCGTAGAGCTCGCAGTCCTGCGCGCCCTGGGCCGTTCTCGCGCAGAACTAACCGGTCTATTAATAACAGAAGGACTGATGATGGGCTTTTCTGCCATCATACTGGCAGCCCTGTTAGAATTCATACTGAATCCGATTATTCTCTCGACAGCAGGAGGCAATCTGCCAGCTCCGACTGCGAGCAATTGGCCGTGGTGGATGATTTTAGTGACAGGAGCCTTCGCAATTTTCGCCGTGATGATTGCAAGCCTTCCTCCCGTCTGGAGACTTTTCCGTCAGGATATTCACTCGACGTTGCGGAATATTCACTAG
- a CDS encoding ABC transporter ATP-binding protein yields MEIRLQNIITPFFKLPELTIASHERVLIKGPSGTGKTTLLHLLAGLYTPHFGEIFWDGESLAKLSESKISQLRKENMSLIFQNLNLLPYLTATENLELVGLNKNAALEMLSAVGLKDKSFSRTQSMSLGEQQRIAVARALGLKPANILADEPTSSLDDKNAEQVMKLLIEGSHHPSVIMVSHDHRVEKYFTRILDMREIVK; encoded by the coding sequence ATGGAAATTCGTCTGCAGAATATCATCACGCCATTTTTCAAACTGCCTGAACTGACCATCGCGAGTCACGAGAGAGTTTTGATCAAAGGTCCCAGTGGTACTGGCAAGACAACACTTTTGCATCTGCTGGCGGGACTTTACACTCCCCACTTCGGTGAGATTTTTTGGGATGGAGAATCCCTGGCGAAACTTTCAGAAAGTAAAATCAGCCAACTTCGCAAAGAGAACATGTCGCTAATTTTTCAGAATCTAAATCTCCTGCCCTATTTAACTGCGACAGAAAATTTGGAACTGGTAGGCTTAAATAAAAACGCCGCTTTGGAAATGCTCAGCGCCGTAGGCTTGAAAGACAAATCCTTTAGCCGCACACAAAGCATGAGCCTGGGTGAACAACAAAGAATCGCCGTCGCCCGTGCCTTGGGTTTAAAACCCGCGAATATCTTGGCCGACGAACCCACTTCCAGTCTGGATGATAAAAACGCTGAACAAGTAATGAAGCTTTTAATCGAGGGCTCGCACCATCCGTCCGTGATTATGGTCAGCCATGATCACCGCGTCGAAAAATACTTCACCCGCATTCTAGATATGAGGGAGATCGTGAAATGA
- a CDS encoding DNA alkylation repair protein, with protein MTIQKEIRRLQSKTRVPVLQRFFKTGPGQYAEGDVFLGLTVGQSRNLAKTFKDLPFSELATLLQSPIHEERLISLLVLSQRFPKENATGQTRIFKFLIKHRKGINNWDLVDTIAPAVLGPYLFERDRAILFKYAKSKNLWERRIAIMSTFYFLRQKDFADTFKIAEVLLHDEHDLIHKAVGWMLREVGNRDAKAERKFLDKYATQMPRTMLRYAIEKFPEKERKYYLNLK; from the coding sequence ATGACAATACAAAAAGAAATTCGGCGCCTGCAAAGCAAAACACGGGTGCCTGTATTACAGAGATTCTTTAAAACCGGCCCGGGACAATATGCTGAAGGCGACGTCTTTTTGGGGCTTACTGTGGGCCAAAGCCGCAATCTTGCCAAGACTTTCAAGGACTTACCTTTCTCAGAGCTTGCAACGCTACTCCAATCCCCGATTCATGAGGAGCGACTCATTTCCTTACTAGTTCTGTCACAGAGGTTTCCTAAGGAAAATGCCACCGGCCAAACCCGCATTTTTAAGTTCTTAATTAAACATAGGAAAGGCATCAATAACTGGGACTTGGTGGACACCATTGCCCCGGCTGTTTTGGGGCCTTACTTGTTTGAAAGAGACCGCGCGATTCTGTTCAAATACGCGAAATCAAAAAATCTGTGGGAGCGAAGAATTGCGATCATGTCGACGTTCTATTTCCTGCGCCAAAAAGACTTTGCCGACACTTTCAAAATCGCGGAAGTCCTTTTACACGATGAACACGATCTGATTCACAAAGCAGTCGGCTGGATGCTACGTGAAGTGGGAAATCGTGACGCCAAAGCCGAGAGAAAATTCTTGGATAAATACGCGACCCAAATGCCGCGCACGATGCTTCGTTATGCTATTGAAAAATTCCCCGAGAAAGAGCGTAAGTATTATTTGAACTTGAAGTAA
- a CDS encoding S41 family peptidase, with protein sequence MTASIYKKLLLDPRRLNNGHRVLSAVDVEQDLHLLLCALESAYPAKWIMRPEQWAEVLQKIKAVQLGASVYNDVFGSVLADILWQIPDGHLAVKLDGQILGKEFHRQTRQPTTGRNLNDSTSCTAWKIEQRRTAKGTVSILAISHFPPASDSQWLGFSEAVCRTLDSSAVIVDLRGNRGGDDAKGFELASILLGRELEMDWVREVACETAESLALQINTYELIIWNNYDSKDRVAPVELTKHLESLKSKASVLAINPLGDGKVVVEQIVGDASETSLAFNKKIFVLVDAVTASSGEWTALYLKRHPNTVIVGENTHGMIHFGNSGSLYLPQSGLSITLCMKINELMDGRFFEKTGISPDIHVSNKDSLGHVLDLGVE encoded by the coding sequence ATGACTGCGTCTATTTACAAAAAACTTCTTTTGGATCCACGCCGTCTTAATAACGGCCATCGTGTTCTCTCGGCGGTGGACGTGGAGCAGGATTTGCATCTTTTGCTTTGTGCGCTGGAGAGCGCTTACCCCGCAAAATGGATTATGCGTCCTGAGCAGTGGGCGGAGGTTCTTCAAAAAATAAAAGCGGTTCAGTTAGGGGCGAGCGTATACAATGATGTATTCGGTTCTGTTCTTGCGGATATTCTTTGGCAGATTCCCGATGGCCATTTGGCCGTAAAACTTGACGGTCAAATCCTGGGCAAAGAGTTTCACCGACAAACAAGGCAGCCCACGACGGGTCGCAATCTTAACGATTCCACTTCATGCACAGCGTGGAAAATTGAACAGAGAAGGACCGCGAAGGGCACTGTTTCAATTCTTGCAATTTCCCATTTTCCGCCCGCCTCGGATTCTCAGTGGTTGGGATTTTCTGAAGCTGTTTGTAGGACCTTGGATTCATCTGCTGTTATCGTCGACTTGCGCGGAAATAGGGGTGGCGATGATGCCAAAGGCTTCGAGCTCGCTTCGATTCTTCTGGGGCGAGAGCTGGAGATGGATTGGGTCCGTGAAGTTGCGTGCGAGACGGCGGAGTCTTTAGCTCTTCAGATAAATACTTACGAGCTGATTATTTGGAACAACTATGATTCTAAAGATAGAGTTGCTCCTGTCGAGCTAACGAAACATCTTGAATCATTAAAAAGTAAAGCGAGTGTGCTGGCGATCAATCCATTGGGTGACGGAAAAGTTGTTGTTGAGCAGATAGTGGGAGATGCATCTGAAACTTCATTGGCATTCAATAAAAAGATTTTCGTTTTGGTCGACGCCGTGACGGCTTCAAGTGGCGAGTGGACGGCGCTTTATTTAAAACGGCATCCGAATACAGTGATTGTTGGCGAGAATACTCATGGTATGATTCACTTCGGGAACTCGGGTTCGCTTTATTTGCCACAGAGTGGTCTGAGCATAACGTTGTGTATGAAAATCAATGAGCTGATGGATGGGCGCTTTTTTGAAAAAACGGGGATTAGTCCCGATATTCATGTCTCGAATAAAGATTCTCTCGGCCATGTTTTGGATTTGGGTGTGGAATGA
- a CDS encoding CPBP family intramembrane glutamic endopeptidase: protein MTIKNFIYGFWLIAYTALSYFFFVEGDYKVSLYGWLGLMVLVTTVKPLREHAVFLFVVGACFAVVNLIHRFVPWLGWPLDFYLAAIVGFLILRFGFRKPTEKLKWSFSFSKAELLSILLINIPSVAILIWYYQAHPEVAEMWPKLYLPWWSLPFVVLLIAAMNGLREEIFYRGLLQPASSKNSPIWYVIGLQAVLFGFLHFAGSFPQGWLGVGMTAVWGAAIAIQYQIFKSISLSWVTHAIADAIMFSIILYVRT from the coding sequence ATGACTATTAAAAACTTTATTTACGGTTTTTGGCTTATTGCCTATACCGCACTCTCTTATTTCTTCTTTGTAGAGGGCGATTATAAAGTATCGTTATACGGTTGGCTGGGGCTGATGGTTTTGGTTACAACAGTAAAGCCTTTGCGGGAACATGCAGTTTTTTTGTTTGTGGTGGGCGCTTGTTTTGCAGTGGTGAATCTGATTCACCGCTTTGTTCCTTGGCTGGGTTGGCCTCTTGATTTTTATTTGGCTGCCATTGTTGGTTTTTTGATTTTGCGCTTTGGTTTCCGTAAGCCCACGGAAAAGCTGAAATGGTCGTTTTCATTTTCAAAGGCGGAGTTGCTTTCGATTTTACTAATCAATATTCCCTCCGTGGCTATTTTGATTTGGTATTATCAAGCTCACCCGGAAGTGGCTGAGATGTGGCCGAAACTTTATCTGCCATGGTGGTCTTTGCCGTTTGTGGTTTTGTTGATTGCGGCAATGAATGGTTTGCGCGAAGAGATTTTCTATCGCGGGTTATTACAGCCAGCATCCTCGAAAAATTCACCCATCTGGTATGTCATTGGCCTGCAAGCAGTACTGTTTGGATTCTTGCACTTTGCGGGATCATTTCCTCAGGGCTGGCTGGGGGTTGGAATGACCGCGGTCTGGGGCGCGGCCATCGCTATTCAGTACCAAATTTTTAAGTCGATTTCGCTTTCTTGGGTTACACATGCGATAGCCGATGCAATCATGTTCAGTATTATCCTTTACGTGCGGACGTGA
- a CDS encoding RNA methyltransferase, translating into MIEISSKTNEHFRRWTDLASSRGIKKHGEFILMGEKLIQEFLVNPNYKIKAEIVHEDLKSVTLTHAVSKTQRIPVYKLPKAMFNEVDVVGTHFNLLVLEPKVIEPLNAAAKVEGLEVIAPLGDPSNLGALARSAVAFKVSKIILTEESSSPYHPKAIKASAGALLKLPLFKAGKFLELIQTNSDLYALDMKGENVAKFNWPKNLRLVIGEEGPGFSGIKGLNRLSVPTDGVESLNATVAASIALFSYAQKHS; encoded by the coding sequence ATGATCGAGATTTCTTCTAAAACCAACGAACACTTTCGTCGCTGGACGGATTTAGCTTCGTCACGTGGAATCAAAAAACACGGTGAATTTATCTTGATGGGCGAAAAGCTGATTCAAGAATTCTTAGTCAATCCAAATTATAAAATCAAAGCCGAAATCGTGCATGAAGATTTGAAATCCGTGACGTTAACTCACGCCGTTTCAAAAACTCAGCGCATCCCTGTTTATAAACTTCCGAAAGCAATGTTTAACGAAGTGGACGTCGTGGGTACTCACTTCAATCTTTTGGTCTTGGAGCCAAAAGTAATTGAGCCTTTGAATGCTGCCGCAAAAGTAGAAGGCTTGGAAGTTATCGCTCCCCTCGGAGATCCTTCCAATCTGGGCGCTTTAGCGCGTTCCGCAGTGGCTTTTAAAGTTAGTAAGATTATTCTGACTGAAGAAAGCTCTTCCCCGTATCATCCGAAAGCCATCAAAGCTTCAGCGGGAGCTCTATTGAAACTTCCTTTATTCAAAGCTGGTAAATTTTTGGAACTCATCCAAACGAACAGCGATCTTTATGCTCTGGATATGAAGGGCGAAAATGTTGCGAAGTTCAACTGGCCAAAAAACTTGCGCCTGGTGATTGGCGAAGAAGGCCCCGGCTTTAGCGGCATCAAAGGCCTTAATCGTCTGTCGGTACCCACAGACGGCGTTGAATCTCTCAACGCCACTGTGGCGGCGTCCATCGCGCTATTTAGCTACGCTCAGAAACATTCTTAA
- a CDS encoding 16S rRNA (guanine(527)-N(7))-methyltransferase RsmG, whose product MAHKNKTNYSPYKARQEARAQAIGAKFAAAAPSEQKGRHKKPESIFEVNEANDRLADIFRNHDFDLVNHQQRMQLAQFYRLLMLNQEKENFTRLLKLKDIAIKHFIDSIIIMKHTKLQFPLLDVGTGPGFPGIPLKIMYPNEQILLGEGVQRRVEFLKHVRTEMKLPKLDILGRNINKHCVYPVNGAITRAVEDIGNTLGNVINCLNIGGRVYFMKGPGVDPEIKMAKENWSEYFKLVEDTAYSLPHTPHERRMVVYEKIKHMALPEYDEGEEMLFEELSPEEKKRWAVYK is encoded by the coding sequence ATGGCACATAAAAATAAAACCAATTACAGTCCCTATAAAGCCCGCCAAGAAGCCCGCGCCCAAGCGATCGGCGCAAAGTTTGCGGCCGCCGCTCCTTCTGAACAAAAGGGACGCCATAAAAAACCAGAATCTATTTTTGAAGTGAATGAAGCCAACGATCGCTTGGCTGATATCTTTCGCAATCATGATTTCGATTTGGTCAACCATCAGCAGCGCATGCAGCTGGCACAATTCTATCGCCTGTTGATGCTCAACCAAGAAAAAGAAAACTTCACGCGTTTGTTAAAACTAAAAGACATTGCGATTAAGCACTTTATCGACTCCATCATCATCATGAAGCACACTAAACTTCAGTTTCCGCTTTTGGATGTCGGCACGGGCCCGGGCTTCCCTGGCATTCCTCTTAAAATCATGTACCCGAACGAACAAATTCTTTTGGGCGAAGGCGTGCAACGCCGTGTGGAATTCCTGAAGCATGTGCGCACAGAAATGAAACTTCCAAAACTGGATATCCTGGGTCGTAATATCAACAAGCATTGCGTGTACCCTGTGAATGGTGCGATCACTCGCGCTGTGGAAGATATCGGCAACACCTTGGGCAATGTTATCAACTGCCTGAATATCGGTGGCCGCGTGTATTTCATGAAGGGCCCTGGTGTGGACCCTGAAATCAAAATGGCGAAAGAAAACTGGTCTGAATATTTCAAACTGGTTGAAGACACAGCGTACTCTTTACCTCACACTCCCCATGAACGCCGTATGGTAGTTTATGAAAAAATCAAACACATGGCTTTGCCGGAATACGACGAAGGCGAAGAAATGTTATTTGAAGAACTTTCCCCTGAAGAGAAAAAACGTTGGGCGGTTTACAAATGA